The DNA window GTCGTTGCGCAATCGCTTTGCCATGACGGTCTTCAAACGTCAGTTCCAAAATAGGATAAGGCTGTGGAAAAGGGGCATCATTCACAAACGTTGCGTTGACTTGCAACATATCAGGCGATTCTGGATGAATCTGCACAATCCGCTCCTGCATATGAATGGCATCTAAATTGCGCGTTTCAGGTAACTGACAACCTGCTAACTCACAACCTTGAACCAAAACAGGACGTAATTGTGCATTTTGCAAAAACACCTCAGGATACATAAACCATGTGTACTGTAAGCCTAAAAGACCGATTAAAAACACACTGATGATTGACCACACAATCACTGTACCTAAACGGCTTTTTTTACTATTTTTAACTACATCCGCAATATCTTCATCCGTTAAATCATCCTCAGTTAATGTCGCTGTCTGATGAACACTCGCAGCGGTTGCTGTTTTCTTTTTATTCTCTTTAGGCACTTCTTTAATTAAATTTTTAGAAGCATCAAAAACATGCTGGCAGTTAGCACATTTCACATGTCCTTGAGCAACATTTAAATGTGCGGTATTAACGCGGAAAATAGTTTGACAATGCGGACACTGTGCGTACATGGCTACTCTCAACTCGTTAGAAAATAAAATATAGTGTAAAGCAGATACAACATGAGATAAATCCTACGTATCTGAAAACCATTCAAAGACAACTTACCCACGTTTATATCCGACAACCCTAACCCAGCCCTCTTTTTCAGTCACGCTTAACTGTTCAAAATAAGTCGCGTAAGCCGTCACAACCATATCCGCTTGTGTTTGTAAAATGCCTGATAACACAATGGGCGCACCCGCAGGCAAATACTCAGCAAAGGTTTTTGCTAAACTGATTAAAGGATTTGCCAAAATATTGGCTAATAAAACATCGGCTTGTGGCAATGTAAATGCTTCAGGTAAAGCCGTATAAATCATTGCAGAAACCCCATTTTTCTCAGCATTATCCCGAGTTGCTAACAATGCCTGTGGGTCTATATCCACCGCCCAATTTTCTGTCGAGCCTAATTTTGCTGCTGCAATTGCCAAAATGCCTGAACCGCATCCGTAATCAATCACCCGTTTTCCTGCGAAATTGGTCTGAGCATCTAACCACTCTAAACATAACGCAGTTGTTGGATGCGTCCCTGTTCCAAATGCTAACCCTGGATCAAGCAAAATATTAACGGCATCAGGCTCTGGGGGAGATGTCCAACTTGGACAAATCCATAAACGCTCACCAAAACGCATAGGATGAAAATCACTCATCCAAACCCGTGTCCATTCCTGATCGGCTAAACGCTGTAATTCATAGCTTAATGGCACATCGGCAGATAAAACCGCATGAAAGTGCAATAATAAACTTTCAGGGTCCGTATCTTCTTCAAATAACGCAAGAATTCGCGTGTTCTGCCAAATAGGTGTTGTATTTAAAGGGGGTTCATACACAGGCTGATCCGCAGCATCTTGCCAAGTGACCGATAAAGCCCCTAACTCCGTTAAACTGTCAGAAATCTCATCAACGTGTTCTGCATCTGTATTTACGACTAATTGTAACCAAGACATTGTTTTATTTCGTATAAAGTCAAAAGAAAAAGAAACGGCATATAAACTGCAAAATTAAAAAATAGTCATCAAAGCAGACAAAAAATTACAGTTTTATTAAGCCCCATATTTTGGCGAATTCTATTGATTCATGAAAGAGTTATATTGCATTGCAATATTGAAACTTAGAAATCACTTTAAGAAGTATATTTTATCTTATTAAAATAAATGAACTTTTTAAAATAAAAAAATCAAATACAAGGCTTAACATTTTGACTGCTTATAGTGTATGCTTAGGGAAGCCTAATATTATCAATAAACAAGACCAGTTTATTTAATCTGGCTTTACATTGTAATCATAATAACTTGTTTTTAAAGTGGATAAATAAATGACACGCATACGAAAGAAAAAAGTTATTGCTCGTCGTCGTCCTACCACTTTCACCCCCCAAAATCGTAGTTTTCGCTTTCGCTGGCGTTGGTTAATGCTGATTCTCGTATTTATTCCAACCGCGATTTATGTCAGTTGGCTGGATGTGAAAGTACGAGAAGATTTTGACGGGCATAGTTGGGCATTACCCGCACGTGTTTATGCAAGTCCTGTTGAAATTTATGCAGGAATGACATTAAACCCTGACAGTTTAATTAATGAACTCAAAGCGATTGGCTATGTAGAATCAGCCGCGCTGAATGAATCAGCTCAGTTTTATCGGGCGGGTACGGATATTAGCATTATGACACGTGCTTTCCAATTTTGGGATGCGAATGAACCCGCGCAAAAAATGCGAATTCGTTTCTTAAAAGATAATAAAGTGGAATGGATTCGCGATGAATCTACGAAGAAAAGTATCGCATTAGCTCGATTAGAGCCGAAGATGATCGGCAAGATTTATCCAACACACAATGAAGACCGTATTTTAGTCAAATATGATGAATTACCGCCTTTATTAGTAAAAGGGTTAGTGGCAGTTGAAGACAGAACTTTCTTTGAACACAATGGTTTAAGTCCACGTGGGATTTTACGGGCAATGGTTGCTAACCTGCGAGCAGGTGATTGGGTACAAGGCGGTAGTACCATCACACAACAGTTGGTTAAAAACTTATATTTAAACGCTGACCGCACCATAGACCGTAAAGTCAATGAAGCTGTTATGGCGTTATTATTAGAATGGCACTACAGCAAATCGCAGATTTTAGAAGCGTATATTAATGAAGTCTATCTCGGACAAGATGGAAATCGCTCCATTCATGGAATGGGTGTTGCCTCCTCTTTTTACTTCAATAAGTCTATTGAACAGCTCAAATTACCTGATATTGCGCTATTAATCAGCCTTGTGCGTGCTGCCTCGCTTTATAACCCGCGTAAACACCCAGACCGTGCCATTGCGCGACGGAATTTAGTGCTGGATTTAATGGCTGAACGGGGTGTTATTTCTGAAGCGGATGCAAAACAGGCAAAAGAAGCCCCTTTAAATATTACAGAAGAAGCAAAAGGCACTGTATTCCCCTATCCTGCCTTTTTAGAATTAGTGCGCCGTCAATTACGTGAAGATTATCGTGAAGAAGATTTGCGTAATGAAGGACTACAAGTTTTTACCACGCTAGACCCATTTATCCAAAATCTGGCAGAAAAAGCCATGATTGACGGTATTAAAAAACTGGCAAAAACCAATCGTCGTTTTAATGAATTAGAAGGCGCGATGGTTGTTACCAGTAGCGAAGGTGGCGAAGTATTGGCTTTAATCAATGGCAAAAATCCCACTTTTGAAGGCTTTAATCGTCCTTTAGATGCCCGTCGACAAATTGGCTCTTTAATCAAAGTCGCCGTTTACTTAACCGCGTTAGAAAATACTCGAGCATATTCTTTAACCAGCATGTTAAACGATACCGCTTATGAATGGCGTGACCGTAAAACGGGACAAGTTTGGACACCAAAAAATTATGATTTTCGCGCACGGGGGCGCGTCCCCTTACATTTTGCGCTGGCAAACTCGCTGAACTTAGCAACCGTGCATTTAGGCATGGAGTTAGGATTAGAAAAAATCCGTAATACCTTACGACGAATGGGTGTAGAACGCGACTTTACGATTTATCCCTCTATGTTATTGGGTAGCGTTGCCTTGACACCATTAGAAGTAACCCAAATGTATCAAAGCCTTGCTAGCGGTGGCTTTCGTGTGCCCTTGCGTTCCATTCGTAATGTATTAACCCATGACGGCAAACCTTTACAACGTTATGCCCTATCCGTTGAACAACGCTTTGATTCTGCCCCTGTCTTTTTATTAAATTACGCTTTACAAAATGCTGTTCGTGAAGGGACAGGGCGACAAGTGGCAAAAGTGTTACCAAAAGAGTTAATTATCTCAGGGAAAACAGGGACAACAAACGAATTACGTGATAGTTGGTTTGTCGGCTTTGACAGCGAATTATTAACCGTCACGTGGATAGGACGTGATGATAATAAACCAATGGGTTTAAGCGGCTCTACGGGTGCAATGCGGATTTGGAGTGAATTTATTCAATCAGCAAATACCCGTTCTTCCGCACCGATTACACCGAATCATGTCGAATGGCGTTGGGTGGATGCGGCTGGTAACTGGAGCAGTCGAGGCGCGTCAGGCGCGATTCTAGTGCCCTTTGTGACTAATCATAATGACAGTAATCGTTTAGCAAATAACAATCCTGTTTTTAATCCTAACCTGTTAAATAACGCAGAAACAAATACAGCAAATGGTGGAACGATAAAAACAGGCAATACAAATGAGACTGAAGCAGTGAACACCCGTTCACCATAATCTCAAAAAATAAGGACTGGCAGTCCTTGAAGGACTGCCAGTCCTTTATTTTTAATCCTATTCATCAATCTAAGTTTGACTACCCGCCAAACTCAAATTATTTAGCAACAGGTTTAAAAATCTCCGCTAAAAAATTATCCATCATCTGATAAGCACGTATTGCCACTTTTTCATTATAACGCGCTCCCTCACTATTCGCGTCAGGGTCAGTAAATGAATGCACTGCACCGCCAAAGCTCACTAATTGCCAATCAACATTGGCATCACGCATTTCTTTACTAAATGTTGCCACTTGTTCTTCAGGCACATAAGGGTCATTTGCGCCATGCAACACTAAGACTTTTGCCTTAATTTGTTTCGCATCCGCAAGATTTGGCGTATCTAAATTGCCATGGAATGAAACAACCCCCGCAACATCTGCCCCACTACGAGCGAGTTCTAAGACCGTCCCGCCACCAAAGCAGTAACCAACGGCGGCTAATTGACTGACATCCACAGGCACTGTTTGCGCTTGGGCTTTTAACTCATCGAGTGCTTTATTAATCCGCGTGCGCATCATGGCTCTATCGCTTCGTACCGTTTTAGCGGCGGCACTGGCTTCATCCGTATTTTTGGGGCGAATATTAACCCCATACATATCGGTCATGAAAACCACATAACCCCGTTCAGCAATCTTCTTCGCATCTGCTAATGCTGCATCGGTAATACCTAACCAATTGGGAACCATAATAATAGCAGGGCGTTTTTGCGTATTACTTGCATCATAAACCAACGTACTGGCAAATTGCTGATTGTCGATACTGTATTCCACAATTTTAGTC is part of the Beggiatoa alba B18LD genome and encodes:
- the prmA gene encoding 50S ribosomal protein L11 methyltransferase, which translates into the protein MSWLQLVVNTDAEHVDEISDSLTELGALSVTWQDAADQPVYEPPLNTTPIWQNTRILALFEEDTDPESLLLHFHAVLSADVPLSYELQRLADQEWTRVWMSDFHPMRFGERLWICPSWTSPPEPDAVNILLDPGLAFGTGTHPTTALCLEWLDAQTNFAGKRVIDYGCGSGILAIAAAKLGSTENWAVDIDPQALLATRDNAEKNGVSAMIYTALPEAFTLPQADVLLANILANPLISLAKTFAEYLPAGAPIVLSGILQTQADMVVTAYATYFEQLSVTEKEGWVRVVGYKRG
- a CDS encoding dienelactone hydrolase family protein; the encoded protein is MKIKLFLALFIVPFYFMQTAMAALQTKIVEYSIDNQQFASTLVYDASNTQKRPAIIMVPNWLGITDAALADAKKIAERGYVVFMTDMYGVNIRPKNTDEASAAAKTVRSDRAMMRTRINKALDELKAQAQTVPVDVSQLAAVGYCFGGGTVLELARSGADVAGVVSFHGNLDTPNLADAKQIKAKVLVLHGANDPYVPEEQVATFSKEMRDANVDWQLVSFGGAVHSFTDPDANSEGARYNEKVAIRAYQMMDNFLAEIFKPVAK
- a CDS encoding DUF3426 domain-containing protein produces the protein MYAQCPHCQTIFRVNTAHLNVAQGHVKCANCQHVFDASKNLIKEVPKENKKKTATAASVHQTATLTEDDLTDEDIADVVKNSKKSRLGTVIVWSIISVFLIGLLGLQYTWFMYPEVFLQNAQLRPVLVQGCELAGCQLPETRNLDAIHMQERIVQIHPESPDMLQVNATFVNDAPFPQPYPILELTFEDRHGKAIAQRRFTPKEYLNVDIKEEMQAGAIVHVRFDLIDMSYVIEGNSVMEGYRFEFL
- the mrcB gene encoding penicillin-binding protein 1B, whose protein sequence is MTRIRKKKVIARRRPTTFTPQNRSFRFRWRWLMLILVFIPTAIYVSWLDVKVREDFDGHSWALPARVYASPVEIYAGMTLNPDSLINELKAIGYVESAALNESAQFYRAGTDISIMTRAFQFWDANEPAQKMRIRFLKDNKVEWIRDESTKKSIALARLEPKMIGKIYPTHNEDRILVKYDELPPLLVKGLVAVEDRTFFEHNGLSPRGILRAMVANLRAGDWVQGGSTITQQLVKNLYLNADRTIDRKVNEAVMALLLEWHYSKSQILEAYINEVYLGQDGNRSIHGMGVASSFYFNKSIEQLKLPDIALLISLVRAASLYNPRKHPDRAIARRNLVLDLMAERGVISEADAKQAKEAPLNITEEAKGTVFPYPAFLELVRRQLREDYREEDLRNEGLQVFTTLDPFIQNLAEKAMIDGIKKLAKTNRRFNELEGAMVVTSSEGGEVLALINGKNPTFEGFNRPLDARRQIGSLIKVAVYLTALENTRAYSLTSMLNDTAYEWRDRKTGQVWTPKNYDFRARGRVPLHFALANSLNLATVHLGMELGLEKIRNTLRRMGVERDFTIYPSMLLGSVALTPLEVTQMYQSLASGGFRVPLRSIRNVLTHDGKPLQRYALSVEQRFDSAPVFLLNYALQNAVREGTGRQVAKVLPKELIISGKTGTTNELRDSWFVGFDSELLTVTWIGRDDNKPMGLSGSTGAMRIWSEFIQSANTRSSAPITPNHVEWRWVDAAGNWSSRGASGAILVPFVTNHNDSNRLANNNPVFNPNLLNNAETNTANGGTIKTGNTNETEAVNTRSP